The Campylobacter armoricus sequence TAAGCAGTAAAGTAAAATACAAAAAGCAAACTTAGTGCCAAAATAATCAAAGAAAGCATAAATTTTGAAAAATTTATTTTAAAAGTCAAATTTTTGTCTTTAAATGAAAAAATTTCCATAAGAATAGATAAAATACTTACACCTAGTAAAATATAGCCAAATTGAACAAAAATATGTGTCATTAAAAGCCCACTTTGAAAGTGAGATAAAACTCCCTCGCCTATAAATTTGGCAGGATAAAATATGGTTGGTGCTAAAAATACACCTATGCTAATTTCAATACCAATTAAACTTGCAAGTAAAAATAAATATATTGCTTTCATTTTTTCTCCTAAAAAATAATTATAGTTTAATATTTTAAATTCCAAGCAACAAAGGCTCTATCAAAATTATTATAATCTTTATAAAATTTTGCTTTAAAATTATTTTTTTCTAAAAGCTCTTGTAAAATTTCTTTCTGATCATATCCAAATTCACAAGCTAAGACTTTTGTTTTTTGATTTTTAGCAAAAAGAATGATTTCGTGCAAAATTTCCCAGCCATTATCTCCGCCAAATAAAGCATTATGCGGTTCATTTTGCACCCATTTATCTAAGGGATAAGTGTTTTTAATATATGGAGGATTAGAAAAAATAAAGTCAAAATTTCCTTGTATGTTTTTAAAATCACAAAGTTGAAAGTTGATTAAATTTGAAACATTATGAAAATCTGCATTTTTCTTAGCAAGCTTTAATGCTTTTGGATTAATATCACAAGCTTGTATAAAAATTTGTTTTATTTTTGCTAGACAAATACTTAAAATTCCACTTCCAAAGCCTATTTCAAGTATATTTTTAAAAGAATGATGATTTAAAATTTCTAAACACTTTTCAAGCAATATTTCGCTATCAAAGCGTGGTATTAAAACACCCTTTTCGGTAAAGAAATCAAGACCATAAAATTGTGTTTTTTTAAACAAATACTCAAAAGGTTCGCCGTTTAAAAATCTATCTATATAATCAAAAAATTTTTTTTCATCAATTTGAAATTCAGGGTTTAAAAAAATCCAAGCTTTGTCTTTTTGTAATAACTCACAAAGAATAAAAAGCATATATTCTTTGTGAGTAGGATCTTTTGCGTAGGCTTGTTGCAAAGCTTTGTTGATTGAAATCATTGCAAAGCTTTAATTCTTTCATAAATACAAGGATGACTTAGATGAAAAAATGTGTAAATTTTACTCGTTTTAACAAAGGCTTTATTCTCTTTTGCTAAAGCTATTAAAGCACTTTTCATATCTTCTTTAGAACTAAGTTTTGCTCCGTGTAAATCAGCATTAAATTCGTTTTTTTGACTCATTTTGTTAAGTAATGGGGAAACGATGAAAGTAAAAATATTTCCAAAAATTAATAAAAGTGCAAAAACTCCAGCATTTACTCCATCAAGATGGCTTTCAATATAAAAAAAACCTGGTAAATGTGCGAAAATAAAAAATAAAGCAAAAAGCATTAAAGCACTAGCGGATAAAGTTTTTATCAAATCTTTATGCACAAAATGTCCTAGTTCATGTCCTAAAACAGCTATGAGTTCTTTTTCTTTTAAGGCGTTTAAAAGCGTGTCAAAAAGTACTACTCTTTTGCTTTTAAATAAGCCACCAAAATAAGCATTTAATCTTTTATCTCTTTTGCTAGCATCAATAACATAAACACCATTTGCACTAAAACCACATTTTTGCATTAAAATTGTGATTTTTTCAAGTAGATTTTCATCTTCAAGTTTTTTCATTTTGTTAAACATTGGTGCTATGAGAGTAGGGTAGATGAGATTTATGATAAGTATAATTGTAAAGCTTAGAATGAATGCTACCATCCACCAATAAGTGCTAAAAAATTCAAAGCAAAATACCAAAGCATAGATAATTAAAAAGCCAAAAATAAGCATTAGAATTAAAGATTTGATACTATCTTTGACAAAAAGTGCTAAAGTCATATTAGAAAAGCCGTGTTTTTTATCCTTAATAAAGCTTTCATAATAGCTAAGTGGTAAATTTAAAATACTAATAATCACTAAAAAAGTAAGTAAAAATAAAGTATTTTCCAAGGTAGAATTTTCTTTTATAAATATCTCTTTTAAATATAAAAAACCAAATGCAATCCAAGAAATATTGATAATTAAGTTGTAAAAATTAGAAAAAATTTTGTATTTTTCATTTTCCATGGCAATATCCGCAGCATTTTTATAATCACTTTCTTCTAAAATAACTGCTTGTTTTTCTTTTTCTTTTTTTAAAAAAGAAATTTGCATATAAGATATGAAAATCAAAAAAGCTGTGTATATACATAAAATAGTTATTAAAGTCATAGTTTTTCCATATATTTTTTTAAAAGTATGCAATAAGAAAGTAAATAAGCATAGGTAATTACCTATGCTACATAAGAAGAATTCTTGATGATATTAATTTTTAGAATGAATATTTAACACCAATATTGCCAGTTATATAAGTTTCGTCGGTATTGTCATCTTTGTTACCTAGGATTTGTTTAGCACCTATACTTAGATCAACAGAGAGGTTATCTGTTACACTAATGTTACTTCCAATAAGGATTTTACCAAAAGTTTTATCTTTTTCTGCACCAGCTATATGATAATTCATATCACTTCCTGTAAAACGACCTTTGAAGTCATTACCATTAGTTGCAAAAAATTGTTCTATTTTTGGGGTGATATAAAAATAATTACTACCATTAAATACTTTTCTAAACTCTGCTCCAATTTCAGCGCTTGCTGCAAAACTATCCATTGAATAAACTTTTTGAGCCCATATCCCATTTTCTGTATAATCTGGAGTTTTTCCATAGTAAAGATTTAATCCTATTAATGGTTTAATAGCAAATTTATCACCCATATCAAACACATATCCATATGCACCACTTGCACCTAAGAAGGTTTGGGTATAGTCAGATTTATTGTTGGTTCCATTTAAAAATCTTTCTTGATCTGTAAAGCTAAATTGTGCATATGTTTTAATATCAAATTCGTGCTGACCATTTGTAATTCTTGAATATGCACCAAATTGTAAATTATCTGCATCTTGACTGATAGAGTTATAATTTAATTTAGAGTCAGCATATGTCAAATATGCACCAAATAATACTGAGTCGCTAAATTGTCTATCTATACCTAGTGTAATACCATATACAGAATCACTTTCACTACCTATCATATTTGCTCCACCAAAAGCATTAGACCAAACACTATTTTCACCTTGACTTCTATCTTGTATCATTCTAGTTGAAATAGCCATTTCATTTGCTAGATTAATAACTTGAATAGCACCTTGACGATTAGAATTATTTGCACTTTCTCTAGCTGAATTTATTACATTTTTAACTTGTTGTGCATTGCCTACCATAGCATCAGTTAAAGCACTACCCGCTGCTTGTTGTCTATTTGATCTTAATAATGAAGCTAAAACAGCATCAATTTGCTGATTAAATGCTGTTGTTGAATTGTTTAATCTATCTATTTCAGCATTTATCTTTTCTATAATCTTTTTAAGCTCAGCATCAGGATCTTGTTGGTTTTTATTTAGTGATGCTGGTAATCCTATTAGTGCTTGCAATTGTTGGTTTAGTTGTGTTAATACTTCTTTTTTAGCGGCAATTAAATTCTGACCAATTTCATTTGGTTTATAATTTTTCCAAGCTGAAGTATCTGCTTGAAGATATAAAGAATTTCCAATAGTTGCAAGTTTGTATTCAAGACCATTGATTTCAATTTCAATCGCATTTGTAGGAACTAAACCTCCTTTTGGAGTATAACCTGGAGTTTTTCCTGTTAATACACTGATAAATATATTTTCATTTTTATCAATGTAAAATTCTTTATAAACGCCTGCTGAATTTGAAGTTGTAAGATTTTTATTAAAACCACCATCAGCACTTAATAAAAAGATACCATTTTCACTTACTGGAGCATTGCTAACTTTAAATCTTGAATTTGTTATATTTGCTTTTCCTGTTATATGAAAGCTATGATTACCATAAAAGTCAAAATTTGCATCTGTTGCAGCAAAATTACCTTTTAAAAATAAAGAACCATTTGCACTTTGACTTCCTAAGGTTCCATTAGAAATGGCAAGATTAGCATCATTTTCTAAAAATAAATTACCTTCTATAACACCTGTATTACCTACATTTAAAGAAGCATTTGTACCACTAAATTTTAATTCTTGTGCTTTAATATTAAAAGAATAAAATTTATCTTTTCCTTCTGCTTGTGCATAATAATGACCAATTTCTGCATCTTGTGTTGAGCCATCTATATTAAAAATACTTTTAGCAGCGTCTATATTTAGGTGGTTAATAAATTTGTTTGTTTTGCCATCAAAACTAGAACCGATGACAGAAGAGATATTGTAAGTAGAACCTGTATCTTTTTCTACTATGAAAGAATAGTTTCCATTTTTATTTTCATCTTTTAGGCTAGAATCTGTAAATGATATCCCCCCCCCTACAACAGCATGAGCTGAACTAGCTACCATAGTAGCAACACAAGTTGATAGAAAAATTTTTCTTGAATTTTTCATTTCCTAACTCCTTTATAAAATATTTAAAATTAGATTGTGATTTTACATTGTGATGATTTAAAAGTCAATAAAAATTAGCAAAAATTCAAAAAAAAAAAAAACGATTTTTGATATGGAAAAATAGCTGTTTAAAGCTTTTTAGGGTAAGTTGTATTAGTATTTTAAATTCTAAAGATATTTTTATTAGAAATTTTATATAAAAATTATAATTAATAAATTTTTATAAAATTAAAATTAATGGATATTTTAAATATTTTCTACTCTTCAAGTTTTTCAAGAACATTAAAATATTTTTCCTCTAAAATAATTAACAAATCTTGTTTTTCTTGTAATTCTTCATAAAGTTTGTTAATCCCAAATTTTTGATAAAGTTCAGGTTTTGATAAAGAATTTTTTAAATTTTTTATTTCTTCTTCTAATTTGTGAATTTTATCAGGATAGGAAGTTAAAATTTCATTTTCTTTATAGCTTAATTTCTTGGCCGATTTTTCTTTTATTTTTGTGTTTATTGTGGCATTTACTTCTAAACTTTTAGAAAATTCTTCAAAGTCTTTATACTCTTTTTCATTTTCTAAATATTCACTATATGAAAGAACTTCTATATTGATATTTGCATTATCTTCAAAAGCATAAAGCTTGGTTGCTATTTTATCGACAAAATATCTATCATGAGAGACAAGTAAAATAGCTCCTTCAAAAGAAAGTAAGTATTCTTCTAAGATATTAATCGTAGCTATATCTAAATCATTTGTAGGTTCATCTAGGATTAATACATCATATTCTTTGGTAAAAAGTAAGGCTAGTGCAACTCTGTTTTTTTCACCTCCACTTAAAACACTCACGCTTTGTTCTAAAAATTCTTTCGGAAATAAAAATTGTTTTAAATATCCATAAACATGCATATTTTTACCACGCACTTGGATATGATCACCACCATTTGGACAAAAAATTTCTAAAAGTTTTTTATCAGTATTAAGTAAGCTTCTGCTTTGATCAAAATAGCCTATTTTAATTTCACCTCTTTTAATCTCTCCGCTATCAAGTGGAATTTGATCAAGTAAAATTTTTAAAAAAGTGGATTTCCCACAGCCATTTTTACCTACTATAGCTATGCGCTCACCTTGTAAAATTCTTGCGTTAAAGTCTTTAAAAAGTGTTTTATCTGCTATGGATTTTGAGATATTTTTAAGCTCAAAAAGCATTTTTTTGCGGTTTTGACTTTGGGCTTGGTTGAAATTTTTACTAGCTCTTTTGATTTCAAGTTGTAAGCGTTTGATAGCTCCTGGATTTTTTTTAGCTTCTTCGCGCATTTTCAAAATTCGCTCTTTACGCCCTTCGTTGCGTTTTAGTCTAGCTTTTACACCTCTTCTTAGCCATTCTTCCTCGCTTTTTAGTTGTTTAAGCAAGGTTTCATGGCTTTTTGCTAAAGAAGCTAAAATGGCTGCTTTTTTTTCTAAATACTGGGTATATCCACCTTCAAAAACACTTAATTTTCCCGCTTCTATTTCTACACATTTTTGTGCTATAGCATCGATAAAATATCTATCATGAGAGATAAAAATAACACACATCTTAGAAGCTTTTAATCTTTCTTCTAAAAAGCTACTCATATATACATCTAAATGGTTGGTTGGTTCATCAAGTAATAATATATCAGGATTTTTAAGTAAAAGCGTGCAAAGTCCTACGCGCCTTATCTCGCCACCACTTAAAGAGCAAAGTGGTCTGTCTTTGTATTCTAGTAGTTTAAACTCTTCTAATATTCTTTGTATTTTTTGGTCTAAATTCCATGCGTCTTTTGAGTCTATAAATAAACTTAATTCATCTACTTTTTTTAAATATTCTTTGTTTTCTGGATCAAGTGCTAATTTTTCATTATAAATTTCAAATTCTTTTAAGGCTTGATAAATTTCTTCAAGTTCTTTTTTGATGGCTTCGCTCACGCTTAAGGTGCTTTCAAAGCTTACTTGTTGGCTTAGCATACCTATACTAGCGTTATTTTGCTTAATCACCCTACCACTATCTAATTTTAAAGTTCCTACAAGAGCTTTTAAAAAGCTTGATTTTCCTTCGCCGTTTTTGCCTATAATGGCAATTTTTTCCCCTAAATTTGCACTGAAATTCGCATTTTCTAAAACTATTTTTGTGTTAAATTTTTTATTTGCATCAATTAAATCTATTAAAGCCAAACTTCTTTTCCCAAATGTTTTTTGCGATTTTACTTTAAAAAGTATTAATTTTGCTTAAATACAATTACACTATGAGAATATTTGTTTTCTTTGCTTTATTGGTTTTGTTTTTTACTTTGGCAAATTGGTATATTTATAAAAGATTTTTAAGTAGAGTTGTTTTTTTAAAGTCTTATAAAAAAATAATATTAATTTTTATTTTTGTAGTTTTAATACTTGAAATTATTTTTTTTATAAATATGCGTGGGGATTTTTTGCATGAAAAACTTTATTATATTTTAGCGATTTTTCCTACTATCACTTGTTTTTTCTTACTTTTTGGATTGATTTTTGAGTTTGGAACTTGGATTTTTTTTAATGAAAATAAAAAAGAACAAATTTTTAACTCCCAAAGAAGAAAATTTTTAAAATTAATTTTTGATTCTTGGCTTATTATACTTAGTGTTAGTATGGTGTTTAAGGGTTTTGCAAATGCTATTAGCACACCCAGGGTTAATGAAATAGATATTAAAATTAAAAATTTAAAAAAGAATTTAAATATAGCTTTATTGACAGATGTACATTTGGGTAAAAATTTAGGAGAAGATTTTTTAAAAACCTTAATTGATGAGGTTAATGCTTTAAATGTGGATATGGTTATCATAGCTGGAGATTTAATTGATGCAGATATTGCTAGTATGCCTTATGTTGATTTATTGGAGAATTTTAAATCAAAATATGGTACTTATTATGTTTATGGAAATCATGAATATTATAATAATATAAATGCAATAGGACAAAAACTCAAAACGCTTAAAAATTTTAAAGTTTTAGAAGATGAAAGTATAGATTTTGGAGATTTTACTTTAAGTGGGACTTTGGATTTAAGTGCAAAGCGTTTGGGCTGTAAAGAAAGCAGTATAGAAAAAATTAAAACTCAAATCAATCAAGAAAAGGTTAATATTTTAATCACACATCAACCAAAGTATGTAAAAACTTATGATGTAAGCAACTTTGATCTTATTTTATCAGGGCATACGCATGCGGGGCAAATTTTTCCTTTTTCTTTGTTGGTATATTTAGAGCAAGGTTTTGTGTATGGACTTTATAAGCTAAGTAAAGATAGTTTGCTCTATGTAAGTAGTGGAGCTGGATTTTGGGGGCCTGCTGTGAGATTTTTAGCACCTAGTGAAATAGCTTTGATTAGATTGCAAGGAGAATAAATGGGATTTAGTAATAGTGTATCAAAAATGTTTGGAATTATAGCAAAATGTAAATTTCCAAAAATCATACAAAAAAATATTAATAAAACTTATGTTAATGCTTTTAATATCAATATGAGTGAATTTAAGCCTTTAGAAGAGTATGAGAGTTTAAATGCTTTATTTACAAGAACTTTGCTAAAAGAGCGAGAATTAGAAAATGGCTTTATAA is a genomic window containing:
- the prmC gene encoding peptide chain release factor N(5)-glutamine methyltransferase translates to MSINKALQQAYAKDPTHKEYMLFILCELLQKDKAWIFLNPEFQIDEKKFFDYIDRFLNGEPFEYLFKKTQFYGLDFFTEKGVLIPRFDSEILLEKCLEILNHHSFKNILEIGFGSGILSICLAKIKQIFIQACDINPKALKLAKKNADFHNVSNLINFQLCDFKNIQGNFDFIFSNPPYIKNTYPLDKWVQNEPHNALFGGDNGWEILHEIILFAKNQKTKVLACEFGYDQKEILQELLEKNNFKAKFYKDYNNFDRAFVAWNLKY
- a CDS encoding metallophosphoesterase — its product is MRIFVFFALLVLFFTLANWYIYKRFLSRVVFLKSYKKIILIFIFVVLILEIIFFINMRGDFLHEKLYYILAIFPTITCFFLLFGLIFEFGTWIFFNENKKEQIFNSQRRKFLKLIFDSWLIILSVSMVFKGFANAISTPRVNEIDIKIKNLKKNLNIALLTDVHLGKNLGEDFLKTLIDEVNALNVDMVIIAGDLIDADIASMPYVDLLENFKSKYGTYYVYGNHEYYNNINAIGQKLKTLKNFKVLEDESIDFGDFTLSGTLDLSAKRLGCKESSIEKIKTQINQEKVNILITHQPKYVKTYDVSNFDLILSGHTHAGQIFPFSLLVYLEQGFVYGLYKLSKDSLLYVSSGAGFWGPAVRFLAPSEIALIRLQGE
- the abc-f gene encoding ribosomal protection-like ABC-F family protein; protein product: MALIDLIDANKKFNTKIVLENANFSANLGEKIAIIGKNGEGKSSFLKALVGTLKLDSGRVIKQNNASIGMLSQQVSFESTLSVSEAIKKELEEIYQALKEFEIYNEKLALDPENKEYLKKVDELSLFIDSKDAWNLDQKIQRILEEFKLLEYKDRPLCSLSGGEIRRVGLCTLLLKNPDILLLDEPTNHLDVYMSSFLEERLKASKMCVIFISHDRYFIDAIAQKCVEIEAGKLSVFEGGYTQYLEKKAAILASLAKSHETLLKQLKSEEEWLRRGVKARLKRNEGRKERILKMREEAKKNPGAIKRLQLEIKRASKNFNQAQSQNRKKMLFELKNISKSIADKTLFKDFNARILQGERIAIVGKNGCGKSTFLKILLDQIPLDSGEIKRGEIKIGYFDQSRSLLNTDKKLLEIFCPNGGDHIQVRGKNMHVYGYLKQFLFPKEFLEQSVSVLSGGEKNRVALALLFTKEYDVLILDEPTNDLDIATINILEEYLLSFEGAILLVSHDRYFVDKIATKLYAFEDNANINIEVLSYSEYLENEKEYKDFEEFSKSLEVNATINTKIKEKSAKKLSYKENEILTSYPDKIHKLEEEIKNLKNSLSKPELYQKFGINKLYEELQEKQDLLIILEEKYFNVLEKLEE
- a CDS encoding autotransporter domain-containing protein codes for the protein MKNSRKIFLSTCVATMVASSAHAVVGGGISFTDSSLKDENKNGNYSFIVEKDTGSTYNISSVIGSSFDGKTNKFINHLNIDAAKSIFNIDGSTQDAEIGHYYAQAEGKDKFYSFNIKAQELKFSGTNASLNVGNTGVIEGNLFLENDANLAISNGTLGSQSANGSLFLKGNFAATDANFDFYGNHSFHITGKANITNSRFKVSNAPVSENGIFLLSADGGFNKNLTTSNSAGVYKEFYIDKNENIFISVLTGKTPGYTPKGGLVPTNAIEIEINGLEYKLATIGNSLYLQADTSAWKNYKPNEIGQNLIAAKKEVLTQLNQQLQALIGLPASLNKNQQDPDAELKKIIEKINAEIDRLNNSTTAFNQQIDAVLASLLRSNRQQAAGSALTDAMVGNAQQVKNVINSARESANNSNRQGAIQVINLANEMAISTRMIQDRSQGENSVWSNAFGGANMIGSESDSVYGITLGIDRQFSDSVLFGAYLTYADSKLNYNSISQDADNLQFGAYSRITNGQHEFDIKTYAQFSFTDQERFLNGTNNKSDYTQTFLGASGAYGYVFDMGDKFAIKPLIGLNLYYGKTPDYTENGIWAQKVYSMDSFAASAEIGAEFRKVFNGSNYFYITPKIEQFFATNGNDFKGRFTGSDMNYHIAGAEKDKTFGKILIGSNISVTDNLSVDLSIGAKQILGNKDDNTDETYITGNIGVKYSF
- a CDS encoding M48 family metallopeptidase; amino-acid sequence: MTLITILCIYTAFLIFISYMQISFLKKEKEKQAVILEESDYKNAADIAMENEKYKIFSNFYNLIINISWIAFGFLYLKEIFIKENSTLENTLFLLTFLVIISILNLPLSYYESFIKDKKHGFSNMTLALFVKDSIKSLILMLIFGFLIIYALVFCFEFFSTYWWMVAFILSFTIILIINLIYPTLIAPMFNKMKKLEDENLLEKITILMQKCGFSANGVYVIDASKRDKRLNAYFGGLFKSKRVVLFDTLLNALKEKELIAVLGHELGHFVHKDLIKTLSASALMLFALFFIFAHLPGFFYIESHLDGVNAGVFALLLIFGNIFTFIVSPLLNKMSQKNEFNADLHGAKLSSKEDMKSALIALAKENKAFVKTSKIYTFFHLSHPCIYERIKALQ
- a CDS encoding DUF4149 domain-containing protein — protein: MKAIYLFLLASLIGIEISIGVFLAPTIFYPAKFIGEGVLSHFQSGLLMTHIFVQFGYILLGVSILSILMEIFSFKDKNLTFKINFSKFMLSLIILALSLLFVFYFTAYVLEAQSLGEEATKTQEFTKIHGASEIVMKIIMLSQVILFFLNFKTKSDIIK